A single region of the Lactobacillus xylocopicola genome encodes:
- the citC gene encoding [citrate (pro-3S)-lyase] ligase: protein MDKIVDLYLNIPATRKKWENFLAKRGITNFSSREVEVIDHTFGLFDDQNELVGTGSVAGNVLKYLAVCNQDAVAGARFNQLVTVLQQYLFNQNIYHSFVFTKEEYAASFAHLGFTELARTETAAFLESGTPDIDDFLVNLPQVANQASQQVAAIVMNANPFTLGHRQLVELASRENGLVYVFVVATDASLFNTKERQELVKAGTADLDNVLVVSGGDYLVSQSTFPAYFLKSPAELIVSQTAVDALVFKNKIAPALAIKRRYLGTEPFSRTTNFYNQSLVSILSPEIDVRIVERFSTKEQIITATRVRQLLKTDQIAAIAALVPASTMNFMLAHQQDLQKRIKEGMNINGN from the coding sequence ATGGATAAGATAGTTGACTTGTATTTAAATATTCCAGCGACGCGCAAAAAGTGGGAAAATTTCCTGGCAAAAAGGGGGATTACCAACTTTAGTTCACGGGAAGTTGAGGTTATTGACCATACCTTTGGACTATTTGATGATCAAAATGAACTAGTCGGCACTGGCAGTGTTGCTGGCAATGTTTTGAAATATCTTGCTGTCTGTAACCAAGATGCAGTAGCAGGGGCGCGGTTCAATCAACTAGTGACAGTTTTGCAGCAGTATTTGTTTAATCAAAATATTTACCACAGTTTCGTCTTTACCAAGGAGGAGTATGCAGCTAGTTTTGCCCATCTGGGATTTACTGAATTAGCTCGAACTGAAACGGCTGCCTTTTTGGAAAGTGGGACACCTGATATTGATGACTTTTTGGTTAATCTTCCGCAGGTTGCTAACCAAGCTAGTCAGCAAGTTGCGGCTATCGTCATGAATGCCAACCCCTTTACACTTGGACACCGGCAACTGGTGGAACTAGCCAGTCGAGAAAATGGCCTGGTTTATGTCTTTGTTGTTGCAACAGATGCTTCGCTGTTTAACACGAAAGAACGGCAGGAACTGGTTAAGGCCGGTACGGCCGACTTGGACAATGTGCTGGTCGTCAGCGGGGGCGACTATTTAGTTTCGCAATCAACTTTTCCGGCTTATTTTTTAAAGTCGCCCGCTGAACTGATTGTCAGTCAAACTGCAGTTGACGCCCTTGTTTTTAAAAATAAGATTGCACCAGCATTAGCAATTAAACGTCGTTATCTAGGAACTGAACCATTTTCACGGACAACTAATTTCTATAACCAAAGTTTGGTTAGTATCCTAAGTCCTGAGATTGACGTCAGAATTGTTGAACGCTTTAGCACTAAGGAGCAAATTATTACAGCAACTCGCGTTAGACAGTTGCTTAAAACAGATCAGATTGCGGCAATTGCTGCACTGGTGCCAGCTAGCACGATGAATTTTATGCTAGCGCATCAGCAAGATTTACAAAAAAGAATTAAGGAAGGAATGAACATTAATGGAAATTAA
- a CDS encoding alpha/beta hydrolase: protein MLQQFNFITNDGVRLNYYDSLTDQPPILAVPGIGGSALMWQQCAQLFSQDFRFIVLDPRNQGKSERTFKGQRISRHAADLAELMQQLNLKSVVGIGNSMGAANLWATISLFGENRFRALVDLDQPPKMIKDQSWQYGFKDLTWENFPQYLKFDFGTGIYSHVDDTMFNQAKAEAQKFPYHPEDNFLCRIDHAAQDWRDVLVGLKVPMLVLAGENSPFFDYHFATAMTTLNSVIKAETIPNCGHLLQAEQPQLVYQQVMSFLKKVKANG, encoded by the coding sequence ATGCTGCAACAATTTAACTTCATTACCAATGATGGGGTAAGGCTTAATTATTATGATAGCTTAACCGATCAGCCACCAATCCTGGCCGTTCCAGGTATTGGTGGTTCGGCACTAATGTGGCAGCAGTGCGCTCAACTCTTTAGTCAGGATTTTCGTTTTATTGTGCTCGATCCGCGCAATCAAGGCAAATCGGAGCGCACCTTTAAAGGACAAAGAATAAGTCGACACGCTGCCGATTTGGCAGAACTGATGCAGCAGCTGAACCTAAAATCTGTGGTTGGCATAGGTAATTCGATGGGAGCGGCCAACTTATGGGCGACTATTTCATTATTTGGTGAGAACCGTTTTCGGGCCCTGGTTGACTTAGATCAGCCACCTAAGATGATTAAGGATCAATCTTGGCAGTATGGCTTTAAAGATTTAACTTGGGAAAACTTTCCGCAGTACCTAAAATTTGATTTTGGTACTGGTATCTATAGCCACGTTGATGACACCATGTTCAACCAGGCTAAGGCTGAAGCGCAGAAGTTCCCATATCATCCCGAAGATAATTTTCTCTGTCGGATTGACCATGCAGCGCAAGACTGGCGGGATGTATTGGTTGGATTGAAAGTGCCAATGTTGGTCCTAGCAGGTGAAAATTCACCGTTTTTTGACTACCACTTTGCTACTGCCATGACGACCCTAAATTCTGTGATTAAGGCTGAAACAATTCCTAATTGTGGTCATCTGCTACAAGCGGAACAACCCCAGCTGGTCTATCAGCAAGTGATGAGCTTTCTTAAAAAGGTAAAAGCAAATGGATAA
- a CDS encoding DASS family sodium-coupled anion symporter encodes MKNLEKVNYRGFVLPLVCGIILWCMTPLRPAGLSLAAWQMFAIFVATIVGCITKPLPIGGTTLIGLIVTVLVGLAPIKDEVNPKTGVVTSGILSAFSNSASWLIAMAFIMAYGISKTGLGNRIAYWMIRRFGKRSIGIGYAITALELILGALIPSNSARTGGVVWPVTESIAKDYDSLPNDPSRKKIGAYLSMLAFHANILSTALFITGAAPNMVASQMAAQKGYTMTWVSWFTAALVPVIVATIVIPLVIYRIFPPEIKETPNAKKWADDRLSELGPVTKPEKVMLAVFFLAIILWVLSGIFKLPQLDSTFVAFLAVGLLLLTGVLTMNDALKQTGAWNILIWLSILIFMASKLISFGFIDWFSKSIQMGLHGISWEIVLAVLVVLMFYTHYFFASGTAHMTALYLPFLSVAVATGAPLGLAAMLLAFTGAINASTTHYANGPASIIANTGYIKQGEWWKLNFILGIIYLLIFGVIGSLWMKIMGLW; translated from the coding sequence ATGAAAAATTTAGAAAAGGTAAATTATCGCGGGTTTGTGCTTCCCCTTGTTTGCGGGATTATCTTGTGGTGCATGACGCCGTTGCGACCAGCGGGACTTTCGCTAGCCGCTTGGCAAATGTTTGCCATCTTTGTGGCGACGATTGTGGGTTGTATTACTAAACCCTTACCAATTGGGGGGACAACTCTGATTGGCTTGATTGTAACTGTTTTAGTCGGCCTAGCTCCGATTAAGGATGAAGTGAACCCCAAAACTGGTGTGGTAACTTCGGGAATTTTGAGTGCTTTTAGTAATTCTGCTTCCTGGCTAATCGCCATGGCCTTTATCATGGCCTATGGTATCAGCAAAACTGGTCTGGGCAACCGAATTGCTTACTGGATGATACGGCGGTTTGGCAAGCGGTCAATTGGTATAGGTTATGCAATAACCGCCCTAGAACTAATTTTGGGTGCGCTAATTCCGTCCAACAGTGCCCGAACGGGGGGCGTGGTATGGCCAGTCACCGAATCGATTGCAAAAGACTACGATTCATTGCCTAATGATCCTTCGCGCAAAAAGATTGGTGCTTATCTGAGTATGTTAGCTTTTCATGCCAATATCCTGTCGACTGCATTGTTCATTACCGGTGCGGCGCCCAATATGGTGGCGTCACAGATGGCTGCACAAAAGGGCTATACCATGACTTGGGTCAGTTGGTTCACGGCGGCCCTCGTTCCAGTTATTGTGGCAACAATTGTCATTCCACTGGTAATCTACCGGATTTTTCCACCAGAAATTAAGGAAACGCCAAATGCCAAAAAATGGGCAGATGATCGACTTAGTGAATTAGGACCTGTTACTAAGCCGGAAAAAGTGATGCTAGCGGTCTTCTTTCTCGCAATCATTTTGTGGGTATTATCAGGCATCTTTAAGCTGCCGCAATTAGACTCGACCTTTGTTGCCTTTCTAGCAGTTGGACTACTGCTTTTGACGGGGGTGTTAACGATGAACGATGCCCTAAAGCAAACTGGTGCATGGAATATTTTGATCTGGTTATCGATTTTAATTTTTATGGCTAGCAAGCTGATTTCTTTCGGTTTTATTGACTGGTTTTCCAAGTCAATTCAAATGGGTTTGCACGGTATCAGTTGGGAAATTGTGTTGGCAGTTTTAGTAGTATTAATGTTTTATACACACTACTTTTTTGCCAGTGGGACAGCTCACATGACCGCTCTTTATCTGCCCTTCTTGTCAGTCGCAGTTGCTACCGGGGCTCCACTTGGACTCGCTGCCATGCTGCTTGCCTTTACCGGTGCGATTAATGCTTCAACTACACATTATGCCAACGGTCCCGCTTCAATCATAGCTAACACCGGTTATATCAAACAAGGTGAATGGTGGAAGCTGAACTTTATTTTAGGTATTATCTACTTGCTGATTTTTGGAGTAATTGGCAGTCTTTGGATGAAAATTATGGGCTTGTGGTAA
- a CDS encoding RraA family protein, with the protein MQNGKRIYLKRKLPDQDLIQAYRELPASNVADCMNRTGAMAPRIKLMSQPQKEMCGPAFTVHNRPGDNLTLYAALKYCHEGDVLVIDNEEDNTRAVIGEVMMTWLRDQRHVAGVVVDGPMRDIDSLRNWDLPIYAVSTTPNGPYKEGPGEINVPVSCGGIAVNPGDLILGDGDGVIKIARAEAATLLARAQAFHQKDDAKAASYHEGTGDLAWIDNELKHKDYQIIDDYYRPES; encoded by the coding sequence ATGCAAAACGGAAAGCGCATTTATTTAAAAAGAAAATTACCTGATCAAGATTTAATCCAGGCCTATCGCGAATTACCGGCTTCAAATGTTGCGGATTGCATGAACCGAACTGGGGCGATGGCGCCCCGCATTAAGTTAATGTCGCAACCCCAAAAAGAAATGTGTGGACCGGCCTTTACCGTACATAATCGGCCGGGAGACAACCTGACCCTTTATGCTGCCCTAAAGTATTGTCATGAGGGCGATGTACTGGTAATTGATAACGAGGAAGACAACACCCGGGCAGTTATCGGTGAAGTGATGATGACGTGGTTACGCGATCAAAGACATGTAGCTGGCGTCGTTGTTGACGGTCCTATGCGTGATATTGACAGCCTCCGCAACTGGGATCTACCAATCTATGCAGTTAGTACTACGCCTAACGGACCATATAAGGAAGGTCCAGGCGAAATCAACGTGCCAGTTTCTTGCGGAGGTATTGCCGTAAATCCCGGTGACCTGATTCTGGGTGACGGTGATGGTGTAATCAAAATTGCGCGTGCTGAAGCAGCAACTTTGCTAGCTCGGGCGCAAGCTTTTCACCAAAAAGATGACGCCAAAGCGGCAAGTTATCACGAGGGGACGGGCGACCTCGCTTGGATTGATAATGAACTTAAGCATAAAGATTATCAAATAATTGACGATTATTATCGCCCTGAAAGTTAA
- a CDS encoding L-lactate dehydrogenase, with translation MTKKILLVGDGAVGSTFANDLLQHTKVDELVIADVVKKRPVGDAMDLEDITPLVGGCNVHPGEYADAQDADVVVITAGVPRKPGETRLDLVNKNVGILKSIIQPVVDSGFQGIFVVSANPVDILTTLTQKLSGFPKNKVIGTGTSLDSARLQVELAKKLQVPVTEVNSLVLGEHGDTSFENFDESTISGKALRDFSGINDQVLAEIEQDVRQKGGAIIEHKGATFYGIAMMLTQIVSAILENRAIVLPLSAPINGEYGIKHDLYLGTPTVINGAGINQVLETKLSDAELKKMRNSAEKMQEVLAAIDLA, from the coding sequence ATGACCAAAAAAATATTACTTGTTGGTGACGGTGCTGTTGGTTCGACTTTTGCTAATGACTTGTTGCAACATACTAAGGTTGATGAATTGGTAATAGCTGATGTCGTCAAAAAAAGACCGGTCGGTGATGCGATGGACTTGGAGGATATTACGCCGCTGGTTGGTGGCTGTAATGTTCATCCGGGTGAATATGCTGATGCCCAAGATGCTGATGTTGTAGTTATCACTGCCGGAGTGCCACGCAAACCCGGAGAAACTCGGCTTGATCTGGTTAACAAAAATGTCGGCATTTTGAAAAGTATCATTCAGCCAGTAGTTGATTCAGGCTTCCAAGGAATCTTTGTTGTTTCTGCCAATCCGGTTGATATTCTGACCACGTTAACCCAGAAACTATCAGGTTTTCCAAAAAACAAGGTAATTGGGACAGGTACTTCACTGGATTCAGCGCGTCTCCAGGTTGAATTGGCTAAAAAGCTGCAAGTACCGGTTACTGAGGTCAACTCGTTGGTTCTGGGCGAACACGGTGATACCTCCTTTGAAAACTTTGACGAGTCCACTATTTCTGGTAAGGCTTTACGTGACTTTAGTGGCATTAATGACCAGGTCCTGGCCGAAATTGAACAGGACGTCCGCCAAAAGGGTGGTGCAATCATTGAGCATAAGGGTGCCACCTTCTACGGAATTGCCATGATGTTGACGCAAATTGTCAGTGCAATTTTGGAAAATCGGGCAATTGTGCTACCGCTGTCAGCTCCAATTAATGGAGAATATGGCATCAAGCATGACCTCTATTTAGGTACGCCAACTGTAATCAATGGGGCAGGAATTAATCAAGTACTCGAAACTAAGCTATCTGATGCTGAATTAAAGAAGATGCGCAACTCCGCCGAAAAGATGCAGGAAGTATTAGCAGCCATTGATTTAGCTTAA